The stretch of DNA AAAATGTTAGTTTAGTTAATTATTTGTAAATGAGTAAAAAACATGTTTAAATTCAAAAATACCCCTTATATAATCAGTCTTGTGAAAAAAAAGAAAAAAGCTGACTTGATAACAAGAAGCGCTAAAAAGTTCCTTTAAATATTAAAGGACCTTTTTATGCGCTTTTTCTTTTTTATCACATAAATTTTCATAACTGGAGGGATGAAAAATGGAAAAATGTGTATGAACATGATGATGATGAACTGCCTGGAAAAAATGATGTGTGAAATGAACTGCCTAAAAATGATGATGGATTAAATGATGGCTAAAATGCAAGAATGCAACGAAATGATGACATCAATGATGAATATGATGGATGGCATGAAAGCAGCAACACGCTAATAAAATAATCAGATTTATGCAACATAAATGTTAGTATATAAATCTGCCGTTTACACTTTAGCTGACATGTTCATATACAGCAAAAGCCATTTTTTTTGGACAATTTCTATAAATGTGTCATAAAAGAAAGAATTTCATAGAACAACTATCGTGACAAAAATATTTTTCTAAGGAGCGGATAACATGAGCGTATGGTCAACTTCTTCAATGAAAGTAATGATGGAGCAATGTATGGAGGCATGCTTAAAGTGTGCTAGAGCGTGCGAAGAATGTACAAGCATTTGCATGCAGGCAACAGATGTTCAAGCAAAAATCAACTATATCCAAACATTGCAGGACTGCGCTCAAGTTTGCTGGCAGGCAGCTTCTTTTATGGCGCGCAGCAGCCAGTTCGCTCAACAATACTGCGAGCTTTGCGCCGCTATTTGTGAAGCTTGTGCAGAAGAATGTGCAAAGTTCAACGATGCTTGCTGCCAGGAATGTGCTCAAATCTGCCGTGAATGCGCACAAGCCTGCAGAAACATGACTTCTTCTTAAAAACTGATATTAAGATGCTCAGAAAGGAAGGTCTCCATACCTTCCTTTCTGAACAATACTTTTTAATACTGAGGCGATTAATTGTTGTTAGTCGAGCAACTATTATATTACCTCAAGAATAACCTTGGTTGGAAAGTTCTTAATCTTGGAGCGGCGTATGCTCGTACTTGCTCATTCTATAAAGCATTAAAGCCAATTGACCTCTTGTTAAATTATCCTTTGACTGGGCTGTGTTATTTACAGAAATATTATCAAGCTCATATCCAAATGACTTAATAAAGCTGATAGCCGCTTCGCCTCACGTAGTATTATCCGCAGCTCCAAAGTACACATCCGACTTACCCAATATAATTCCATTATATTTAAGAGCTGCCACTGATTCAGCTACACGAGGCCTCTTCGTAGACTGTCCTATTTACATCAAGGAATGGTGTTGATCCTTCCCGCACTGTTGGCGGATCAATAATTATATCCTGTACTGGACTTGTAGTCTTCTTCTGCAATCGCTGGTGAACGACGTAAAAATGGTGCTTGCTACAAATGATGCAGCTAGAACATCTAACGGCTTTT from Domibacillus sp. DTU_2020_1001157_1_SI_ALB_TIR_016 encodes:
- a CDS encoding four-helix bundle copper-binding protein, whose product is MSVWSTSSMKVMMEQCMEACLKCARACEECTSICMQATDVQAKINYIQTLQDCAQVCWQAASFMARSSQFAQQYCELCAAICEACAEECAKFNDACCQECAQICRECAQACRNMTSS